Proteins from a genomic interval of uncultured Methanocorpusculum sp.:
- a CDS encoding ATP-dependent DNA helicase encodes MADTADFFPYQTYRKNQKEMLEEVEKTAEENGILLIDAPTGSGKSSVIASLLAKTNGRKILIAVRTISQLQIFIRELDLIRQKKQPTLKFVYLIGKGNMCPLGGYGDVYRRCEGVKAFTSALMQQRADRGSFDPATDKQILEQIRKQDREHPLICPYFVNSRVFIQSDEGGRRMIPSPELRRKSDIAQKQIVRPSELLNFAGKVCPYDLILSAAKGADVIICNYYHLFNDDIREQLYVNLQCEEHNIMLLLDEAHNLGDVIQTIQSIRIRDTDIEAAANEIASLRDNVRGSEAVRHILPRITEFIDRLQRSNEAEDWFDPQIFNRFIIKGSLYEKPEAMLEDIISIKEAMRERGIERGDYRESAIEKLCEFLIRLYRSSTDPSFLTVYTKDAETITLEVRNIDPADRLQELVSKHSATILISGTLSPVDSYKKYYFGSMPVKTLSLSNSFPKENRLVLGTRDITTAFSKRQNAENTQAIQEYILAFAKLPGNIAVYFPSYQLQSRFAEACVSRIRTKQVFIEPRESDEANEALKEFISLPGKHKSGILFAVCGGKWSEGLDYRGDQLTAALVIGLPLAPFTPVRRMVNSYYRRKFGAEGEFIAYTLPAINKSMQALGRVLRTESDRGVLILGDQRFLEGEIFHGLSPWMQDELTECDVDTVKSKLEKWGSNASGRL; translated from the coding sequence ATGGCAGATACAGCTGACTTTTTTCCCTATCAAACCTATCGGAAAAACCAAAAGGAAATGCTCGAAGAGGTTGAAAAAACCGCCGAAGAAAACGGCATCCTCTTAATTGACGCACCAACCGGCAGCGGGAAATCCAGCGTGATCGCAAGTCTCCTTGCTAAAACCAACGGACGAAAAATTCTCATCGCCGTCAGAACCATCTCGCAGCTCCAGATTTTTATTCGGGAGCTCGATCTCATCAGACAGAAAAAACAGCCGACCCTTAAGTTCGTCTACCTCATCGGGAAAGGAAACATGTGTCCCTTGGGCGGATACGGGGATGTCTACCGGAGATGCGAAGGCGTCAAAGCATTCACCTCGGCACTTATGCAGCAGAGGGCAGACCGCGGTTCATTCGATCCGGCGACCGACAAACAGATCCTCGAACAAATAAGAAAGCAGGATCGGGAACATCCCCTCATCTGCCCCTACTTCGTCAACAGCCGGGTCTTTATCCAGAGCGATGAGGGCGGGCGGCGCATGATCCCCTCGCCGGAACTCAGACGAAAATCCGATATCGCCCAGAAACAGATCGTCAGGCCGAGTGAACTTCTGAATTTTGCAGGCAAGGTCTGCCCCTACGATCTCATACTTTCAGCGGCAAAAGGCGCCGATGTGATCATCTGTAACTACTATCACCTCTTCAACGACGATATCAGAGAACAGCTGTACGTCAATCTCCAGTGCGAGGAGCACAACATCATGCTCCTCTTAGACGAAGCCCATAATTTAGGCGACGTCATCCAGACGATCCAGAGCATTCGGATACGGGACACCGACATCGAAGCCGCGGCAAACGAGATCGCCTCGCTTCGCGATAATGTCCGCGGTTCCGAGGCCGTCCGCCATATCCTCCCCAGAATCACGGAGTTCATCGACAGACTCCAGCGTTCGAACGAGGCCGAGGACTGGTTCGATCCGCAGATCTTCAACCGGTTCATCATTAAGGGTTCGCTGTATGAAAAACCCGAGGCGATGCTCGAAGATATCATTTCCATCAAAGAGGCTATGCGTGAACGCGGCATCGAACGGGGAGATTACCGCGAATCGGCGATCGAAAAACTCTGCGAGTTTCTGATCCGGCTCTACCGCTCTTCCACTGACCCGTCGTTTCTGACCGTTTACACCAAAGATGCCGAGACGATCACGCTCGAGGTTCGAAACATCGACCCGGCGGACAGGCTTCAGGAGCTCGTCTCCAAACATTCAGCAACCATCCTGATCAGCGGGACTCTTTCACCAGTCGATTCCTACAAAAAATACTACTTCGGCAGTATGCCGGTCAAAACTCTCTCTCTTTCCAACTCGTTTCCAAAAGAGAACAGGCTGGTTCTCGGGACACGGGATATCACCACGGCATTTTCCAAACGTCAGAACGCAGAAAACACCCAGGCAATTCAAGAGTATATCCTTGCTTTTGCCAAACTTCCGGGAAACATTGCGGTCTACTTCCCTTCCTATCAGCTACAGAGCCGTTTTGCCGAAGCATGCGTAAGCAGAATCCGCACCAAACAGGTGTTTATCGAACCTCGTGAGTCAGACGAGGCAAACGAAGCGCTGAAGGAGTTCATCTCGCTGCCGGGAAAACATAAATCCGGGATACTTTTCGCCGTCTGCGGCGGGAAATGGAGCGAAGGATTGGACTATAGGGGCGATCAGTTAACGGCTGCCCTTGTTATCGGTCTCCCACTCGCCCCGTTCACCCCGGTTCGGCGAATGGTCAACAGTTATTACCGGCGCAAGTTCGGGGCTGAAGGAGAGTTCATCGCCTACACTCTTCCGGCGATCAACAAATCTATGCAGGCACTCGGCCGGGTCCTTCGTACCGAAAGCGACCGTGGTGTTTTGATCCTCGGCGATCAGAGATTCCTAGAGGGAGAGATCTTCCATGGTCTTTCTCCCTGGATGCAGGATGAACTGACCGAGTGCGATGTTGATACGGTAAAAAGCAAACTTGAAAAATGGGGAAGCAATGCGTCAGGGCGGCTGTAG